AGCTGCCCGGCCTTGATCTTGTCCGTCGCCCGCTGCCCCGTGAGCTTGCCGACCTGGAAGCCGATCCAGATGCGGACGAGTTCGTCGCGCAGGACGGGGTCGTCGGCCTTGCCGAAGTGGCGGAGCATCGCGCCGAGGCGGTCGATGGACGACACCCCGGCACCCGCGCCGCCGCTGCCCGAGCCGATGGACGCCCGCTCGTTCATGAGGGTGGTGAGCGCGACGCGCCAGCCGTCGTTGACGTCGCCGAGGCGGTGGTCGTCGGGGACCCGGACGTCCTCGAAGAACACCTCGTTGAAGCTGGCGCCCCCGGTCATCTGCCGCAGGGGCCGGACCTCGACGCCGGGGTCGTGCATGTCGACGACGAACGCGGTGAGGCCCCGGTGCTTCGGCTGCTCCGGGTCGGTGCGGCACAGCACCTCGCCGAGGTCGGCGTACTGCGCGCCGGAGGTCCAGACCTTCTGCCCGGAGATCACCCACTCGTCGCCGTCGCTCACCGCTCGGGTCTCCACGCCGGCCAGGTCGGAGCCGGCGCCCGGCTCGGAGAACAGCTGGCAGCCGACGAGATCGCCGCGGTGCATGGCCCGCAGGTAGGCGTCCTTGGCGACGTCGGTGCCGTGGGCGAGAATCGTCGGGGCGACCATGCCGAGGCCGATGCCGAAGAACCCCATGTTCGGCGTCTCGTACCCGGCCTCGAGGCGGGCGTAGGCGCGCTCGTGGGCCTGGGTGAGCTCGCGACCGCCGTACTGCTCCGGCCCGGTGATCCAGCCGAGGCCGGCGTCGAACCGGGCCGCCCGCCAGCGCTTCGCCTCGGCGAGGTTGCGCCGCTCCTCCTCGGGGTCGATCTCCTCGAAGATGGCGACGGCGTCTTCGCCCTCGCCCCAGACGAACTTCGTCTCCTCCGCGGCGCGCTTCTCCCGGGCGTGGGCCGCCAGGAACGTGCGGACCTCGGCCTCGAAGTCCTCCAGGGTGGACTCGCCGGACGTGCTCATCGCGACCTCGCGCTCCTCGGGTGGGGGGTGTGCCGGTGGGGCAGGACCGTAGCCGTGTCTCACTGCGGATGTCGGGCGCGGGCGGCGGCGAGGCGGGCGAGCCGGAGCTCGGCGGCCAGGCCGTCGGCCAGGGGCAGGTCGGCGGCGACGCGCAGGGCTCGCTTGGCCACCCGGGCGGCGGCCGGGTCGAGGGCGGCGAGGCGTCGGGCGACGCCGAGCGCCTCGTCCTCCAGCGCCTCGGGCGCCACCACCCGGTGGACGATGCCGCGGCGGGCGGCCTCGTCGGCGTCGATGGTCTCGCCGAGCATGACGTGCGGCGTG
This portion of the Actinomarinicola tropica genome encodes:
- a CDS encoding acyl-CoA dehydrogenase family protein translates to MSTSGESTLEDFEAEVRTFLAAHAREKRAAEETKFVWGEGEDAVAIFEEIDPEEERRNLAEAKRWRAARFDAGLGWITGPEQYGGRELTQAHERAYARLEAGYETPNMGFFGIGLGMVAPTILAHGTDVAKDAYLRAMHRGDLVGCQLFSEPGAGSDLAGVETRAVSDGDEWVISGQKVWTSGAQYADLGEVLCRTDPEQPKHRGLTAFVVDMHDPGVEVRPLRQMTGGASFNEVFFEDVRVPDDHRLGDVNDGWRVALTTLMNERASIGSGSGGAGAGVSSIDRLGAMLRHFGKADDPVLRDELVRIWIGFQVGKLTGQRATDKIKAGQLPGPEMSIGKLALTHNLTALSEWVSRVLGPRVTADTGEWGTYAWAEYILGTPGMRLGGGTDEVMRNIVGERVLGLSKEPGIDTTSPFRELKARARS